From the genome of Clavelina lepadiformis chromosome 2, kaClaLepa1.1, whole genome shotgun sequence:
TTCTTGCTTTTTACAGTTCAGTTCAGGTTTTCACAAATGCTGCTAAGCGTTTACAGTCGGGTGATTGCTAGAACCCTCATAAAGTCACTTCCTAAATTTTATTATCGTTTTACGACGTTGCGCCAGTGGAACTATATTTAATAAAGATTTTCCAAAAGCTCATCAGCGGTTCCTCAATTTATCCAAATAGAGCGACTTTGCATATGTTTTTCACCACTTGATTCGTCCTTCAGCATCACGCAATAAGAATCGTTTATGAAACGACAATGTAATTAGTCATGCTCCCCATACGCTGCACCCACGATTTGTGAGCGTTCACAAAGCGAATAGTTTGAATAACTGAGCGCTTGGTCATTTTTAGATTGTTTTCAAGATACACGTGTTGTACAACACGACGACATTTAGTGTATATGGAGTGTTGAAACGATTGCTAAGCACGTTGTTCTTCGCTTTGTTGCATGTTACGCTTTCCGGAACACAAATTCACGAAGTGAAGCACCATAACGGCATAACTGTGTTAGCTGTATTGCGCCAAAGTTTTGTCACGATAGCAACAgggttttacaaaatatttctcaaaaaataaattttttctgaaattttctGGGCAACGCTTTCTGTAAAAAAATACACGGTATGTAAAATCTGATTTGCAGCGTCTGTTTTAGTCCTTCGATGACCGCGCTCAggaatttttcaatttttgtttatatttcctAAAAGAACTGAAATTGCATGTATTCTTAGAAGTATGCTCAGCAATGCTTTCTTTGTTGCACATGAAAGCGCCCCACCCATCCACGATGAAAGCGCTCAACTGAAACCTGCGTATCCTTTTCAAGAACCGCCAAATATTTTCTGGGTAAAATTTCCAGCGAAATCCACTTTATTCCATTAGGTCTGATGCGATGGGAAATTAGCTTCAAGCCAACTTTACCAATAATGTTTTGCCTTCAACCGTTTTACTGCTCTTCCAAAATCGTTATTTTTGCGCTAAGGCATAGGTTCGATGCGTGATTTGGAGATGCTATATTTCTGTAGGAAACGAATAATTTCCTTAACCAAGGTAGATCATAATTTTAGGTTGGAAATATGTTAATTGTTGGCGCAGTTAGACGTTACATCATCGGCTTAAAGCCACATTAAAAGCATTGACAGTTTACCATGGCTAACAATTATACCACAGAAAATTATATCTGCGATATCACCAGCTTCTAATAGATACTCTATATCCCCACTATAAGTTAATTTTGGAGCATGTAGCTCCAAATAGCCGACAAGCTTAACAACCCGAACTTGACGGCCTCTGACAGAGGCcattttacacattttgttGCTGTGTATACAAGTAACATTTTTCTTACGTAGTATTAGCCTTTTCTGATTGTCTTTTCCGTGGCTTGTTTTCTAAGCTGAACTGCGGAATGTTGATGAGCGTTATCCGCAAACTGCAGTCGATGAGTGTATTATTGGCTTTCTGGTCAATCCTCTGTTGACCTAAAATTGGTTTGTAGCTCAGTAACTGCAAGCTAagtgtttttgtatttgtggGCAACACGTCTTTGCTAACACCTTGTTTGGATTTCAATGTTTACTCGTAATTTACACCGATGATAGATTTAATTACATCCACTTGGTATACACTGTAGGTTTGAAccgttttgaaatttttagtGTAATTCGACTAGACTAAACAAAAAGTCTTTCTAATCAAACGGTATATTGAAATATTGCTGCAGCAATGAAGTATTGAAGCACCGCACGCACTTTAATGGCCGCCTAAAATCGGTTACGACTGGAATGGTTTGAGCCGTTTCTTTCTATTCCATTTTTACCGCCGAAAGTAAGGCATCTGTGGAATCCGTTTTGTACAAACATATTCTATTAAAAGGTTAGGTGCTTTCAAACTATTCAAGTGAAAATCTTTATGATATCAGAATGCCgagattaaattttttttgaaatttctatGTCGAATGCGACAGGGACTACTTTAGTCCACTTGACTTGGCCATCGTTAGCCTCTGTGTTATTATTATAGCTGTATCAAAAACCGGCGGGCGCCCGTGGTTGTTAATTAAACATCATCGTATTCAAACAAAGGCAACACCCTGACCGACTTAAGTCGGATATCTCCTAACGTACTTGCGTAAACAAACAGGGCTTTAATGTGTATTCAATTGACTGCCTTTTTAATCGATTTTTTAATATGTTGACACTGACACTCAAGTGTTAATGACTTTACGCCCGGCTTTCATTAAGACCTCGTTATACACCGCCCAATTGTGTTAAGTGCATTTAGATGCCAACCACAAAAACAATTACACGGTGACCaatataactttttataaacttttagGGCATGATTTGTAACATATATTATATCGCTTTTAATATCAAAcgaaatctaccttctaaatTAAAGTAAATTATTCTAACTTTAATGTGCAGTAATTACCAGTCGAGATATCACTACTACTTGCAAATGAAGCGTAACGTATTGCAGTCCAAAGTGGTCACTCAAGACGAAACAATAGTCACTTTGGCGGCCATTTCGCTCCACTTGGATCTGGGTGCGTTTGACCCCACTCTACATACCGGACGCTACTTTGACCCGAACGAATATGTCCCAGCATGGGTAAGAATAAGCCATAATTTTACGGTAATGGTTAACATTCAGCAGTTGGCCTAACAAGTAACCTACACTTATTGTAATAACCGTATATGAGATAAATTTTCGTAGTTGGTTGCCGACCATAAACTTTATCTTCGGACTGAGTAAAGTCTGTCAGagattaattatcatttttacgtttgttttagtttttgaaaaaatgggGAGAAAATTACCTTTGGTCTCATCTGCCAACCATGCATATTGAATTGGCTTCAACCTCGACTTTCAACGCGCAAGCTGATTATATAAAGCAAGCGTCCACCATAGAAGATGTTCCCGTGCATTATTATAAGCTTTTTAAGGTAAACTTTACCTTTCATGTAAATTCTCATAGGACTTGTTGTGTAGTTTTGCATGTCCAGTTCTCCTTAGTTTATTATTGTGATTTGGGAGGGTTACTTTGCTTTATTTGGCATTCTGGCAACAGCATCGAAAAGTTACTTAAACTCAAGTTATCACTTTTTCCGCACGAATGACCATAAGTTTAAGCATACCATAAGCAAAAGATGATGCCATGTCTTCTTAAGAGCAACGTAAAGTCTGAGTCTGGACCCACGCTCTTAGGCCTACGCCTACAGCGTCATAACGGCGtcgtaaaaacaattttgataGTCTGGTAACTTTTACAGTTACTGTCGGTGTCAGCGCTTCCGTAATTTTGGAACGTCATGTAAACGTCATCTCTAAAAACCTCGTCGTTTATCACGATACTGGAAAAGGCGTTATGTCATCACTTTTGTGGTTTCCGTCAAAGTTTACAAACCGAGTGAATCAACTTAGCCGTAAGTGCGGGATGCGACACTCATCTAAAATTATTCCCCCTGTTGTCTAAGTTTGTTTAAGATTGACTCAGTCGAAGCACCTTTGCCCCCGATTTGCTGCAAAGTCACTAAATGTAGACGTTGTTTTCATACCCCCATTGAGATGATGACGCGCTAGGGTCACGTACGTCACTTCTCTTTATCGAAAGTTGTCGACATTCCCCCCTTTGAAGATGTTACGCTTTCCAGGGTCCACATAATGCTGTTAAGGCTCAATAATTCtcgtgaaaatattttcattacgTCGACTTCTTTCAGTCTACAACTTCGgtttgatttttgaaaattcgaGCAACAATACAGCTGATGAAATGTACGTTTCGCGTCACATTAAATGCATCGTGTGATCAATGCGCCTAAACTGGATAGCTTTTAAAGCAGCGTTagttatgttttgtttgcGAAACCGCTATGggaattatgacgtcatagacacCCGTCGAACTTAGCATGTCGTAGGCTACCTGTTGCTTTCGCCTCATGCCCATGAAATCAATTGATGTCGTGGGGTTTTGCGATCATTTCTTGAGCACTTTTCGTAAAGTGCCATACGTcatcaaactttaaaaaatcgtCTTCCTTTATACGACATCTGACGTGGccttttgatattttatgtCTTAATTTGTTCAGTGTGACGAGTGTATCACGCGCTCATTTTTATATCTGAAGTTAAAAACCTGTGGTATAGTCTTTTCCTGGAAAACGAAGAAGTACTTTGCTAAAAAGCCACCAAGTGAAATATAAGAACCTATTTTGACTTATTACTTGCAAAATCTCTACCAAAGTTTGCCAAACTCTGTTAAGCCTGTTTTAACGAAAAACTTCGGAAAATCCGATCCAGCTAGGAGGTTTATCAGTTTAGCATTGTTGAGCCTATAGTGCTTTGTCCTATCTCAGACCAAACTCCCCTCCTTGTAACTTGATACGGATTACATTACAGATTTGTGTTGTTAATTTGACGTCGGTTCGGGCTGGGATTATACCACAAGTCTATCAATTCTGTTTGACTAATAATTTTTACACTCGGTGGACAAAAGGGTAATTATAGACCAGACGTCGTTTGGGGACAGTTAGTAACATAAGACGGACTATTGTGCGGTTTTATACTTATAAACGTCTCTTCTCTTACAAAGTTCTgataagtttatttttgaaatcattgATCGgttagttttattatttagttaatcGGTAACTTGCTGACAATTTCCGTTTCAGTCGGTTGTGTTTGGTTATTATTGTCTGTCGTCTAACAAGTTACTTTTCCctcaaacaaataataaattatgtTCGTAACCCTCATTTAGAATGTTCTAAAAATACGAGTGATTGTTATGTTTGTCTGCGATTTATCTTGCTTTTTACGTCgtatatgttattttttaattaaaattgattGAATTAACTAGAACTGAACGGTTACAAAAGTTGTCTTAAACAAcgaaaaacaacattaatcTTTTATGGTTGAATAACAAATACAGTATAGTAAGCACCATGACAAAGTGTTTATACAGCATTTTCTTTTCCCGTCAAAtagaccaaaaaagaaacggAACCTTCGGTAACTCTTGGCATATTCAACCAGGGCATTCGAATCCACCATATCGCCCATCAGAGGCCAGATGGGCCGCATCTGCTCGATTTCGAGTTTCCTTGGAATAAAGTGGGACGATTGTTTTTTGCGGTAAGTGCAATTCTGATAGCCgttgttgtaaaaatttctGTTCTATTGATATCAAGTTGTTTCTTTGAAAAACTGAAGCGGAAACAGGTATTGGCGCACTgagttattttttacttttgttgggATCACCAATCTTacagaaaaattgaaaaaactaaATAGCGTGCTGGAAAATGCgtgattatattttttttgtattggaTTTTCCTGCTTTATGGGGGTTTTTGGTTGTATAAGAATTGTTGTCATGTAAATCTCATTTGAACGACACGCCTACATCCAATAATTTTAGCTCTGTGttgaaaagtgttttaaattaaaactatgGAGAATATTTTTGAGCTTCACACGCAAACCCGTGGTGCAATGCCTGATATAAAATTTCAgaattttatgacgtaacccGTGATACAGTCTTTGTTCGATGGTACTAGCGCAGTTATGAGAAACTACTCTTCAGCAGGGATTTTACCAGTTTGCCATATTTGGTAATATCAAACTCCAAAAGGCGTTATGCTTTCGGGAATTACATAATTGTTTGTGATCTGACAGTCATCAGATGGCAAATTACTTTTCATGGCTCAATATTGTCTTGAGCCAAGGTATGCAGTTAAAACAAGAAGTGCTTTCAAACTGTATTAGGTCAGCAATTTATTACGCTTATGTCACACTGATGCGAAATTGAACTCCTGGTTTctgttttcaaacaacttgGTGCATTTCTTAAAAATCTGCAGCGTAGTGATGGCTTGAAAATAAATAGCCATTTTTCGCCTGATCAAAAGGTTGACCGCCTGACCAGCAGCGATATGAGTTTATTTAATCTCTGAAAATTCTGGatcttttacttttttccaATAAACTGCAAGTTTAAGattgttgtttttcagaaattaACTAACAACCTAAACAATTTATTGATGATAGTTAGTTTGGTTTATTTTGGTGAACATTTGTTTGATGTTGTAGTTCCAATATCTGTCATAGCGGTTTAGGGCTTCAGGCGAGTCTTAACGTATGTTTACATGAATAACGGCttcttgactttttttgaAGGGAAAACGTTTCGAGATATTTCCCGACGACCTTCCATCAAGCCGGAAGTTGGTCTATTACACCGGAAGTCACTCGCGATCCAAATATCTTCTCCAGTTGCTACGGGACACGCATTCCCTGTTTCATAGTCTCACGCCGTTTGTTGAACACATGAAGAAAGTTGACGGAAAGCGCTGTAAGTTCTGTTTTATTCTCACCGTAATGTGTATCAGCTGATGTATCAGAAATTTGCGGACTCAAAGTTGTCAGCACTGCTGATACCAGGAAACCTTGTAGGAGTGTTTTCTGCATATTCGCTTATCGTCGGGCATTTGTGTTAATGCGTCGAAtttgttttgtcaatttaGTAAAACAGCCGTATACACAGATCGTGCTGCCAAGCAACCGGTTTTCAAATTTACGCGCATACAGGTAGATTTTATCTTAAATCTTGTTTGCGCGCTTGTTGAACAAGGATAGTCTTGTCTTCAGAAACCACGTTATCACTGTGAGAAATGTACAATAAGTTTTGAATTTGCTCCTCGGTATGTTTGAATTTTGTGCTAAATTAACAACATCATGGTAAACCGTGGTTTTAAACATCGTAATTACGTTTTGTTTTGGCGTGTGATTACGTTTGTTTGTCGTGCATCTAATTGTCTATTGCTGTGGCGTGTAGTCGTAtcaaaaacactttaaaagtCTTATTGGTGTAACATTGTTGGCTTCTTAAAccgtttgtttttctttaggCAAACTCCTACTATCGTAACCTTGATGTTAAGTAAGGAAGTACTATAAGTTGTTAAGTTgagcaaaccttttatttttgCTATAGTATAATTTCTCTATCCCACGCTCTGGTGAGCATACTTCTGCCCCAGCACAAACACCATCAACAACAGAAGCTTTCCGGACTAACATCATTTTGAGTTTACACAGCGGGAAAAGTAAATTTTCGGTCGTGCTTTTCTCGTGTCACAACCGATAAAATGTGTATATTTTGGTCGAAATAGTTTTACTTGCGGACAAGGGTTTCATCTGCGGTTGAGATTAACCAGACTTATTAGATGACGTGTTACTTCAAACACACTCTTATCTGCTTAACTACAACTTTTGACGAAATGCCGGACTATATGACTATACTGTGGTGTGTTCGTGAATTGATAACGTGCCCAGTCCAGCAATTCGATGGATATTTTCGtctgttgctttaaaaataaaacaagtgaCGATCGTAAATAGTTTTATCACGTGACTATAACCGTTGACATTAGCGGAGGACTTTGATGACTTCGCGCGCTTCCTAAAGCTGACCGTGCGCTCGTGCCATGACTTTTTTAAGCTTGCTAAATCGCTTAAACACGTCCGCTGAAAAACACGTTCTTAACTGCTTCGATGAAACTATCAATTGAAGTTAGTTAATCTGTGATATTGCTTGTTATTGCGTTTGACTCTTGACCGTAGGAAACATCTCAAAGTGTTTTGTTCAGCGAAAACATCTCAAATGCTGTGCCGGAAATGAATTTTGTGCACTAGTGTTTCCCAACCAACTTGTTTGGTTCGCGGCACCTTTTTCCTTTATAAAGTGCAGCGTAACGTGAGGGCCCCTCGGGCACGGGGCCCAATTAGGTACAATCAGCTGAATGCCATTCCTGTTTGTCGGTGTTTCTGAACGAATGCAACATGTTATACCGTGTGTGCTTGTATTATGCAGTCGGCTGAATTTCATATACAATTTAGTCactaaataaaatagttttagaAAAAGGCCTCCATTTCATTTAATGATAATAACAATGTGTATCCAGGTAAGCGAATGTATCGCGAGTCCTACATCAGCGGAATGGATCTAGACGAAAAGTACGGAGCCGAACATAGCGAGAGGTTGGTGGGAAGTATGGATGGGAGGAGTCCAGGCTCGAATAAGAGTGAAAAAGGTGAATTAATAGTCCGAATAAGAATGCTATAAATACAGGTAGGGCAAGAGGAAAAAAGGTTGTtacttaatttacaaaaacctCGCCACACTCATCAAGCCTTGAGCACCCTAAACAATATCTCAAGTGATAATACTCCATTTTGTACCATGCATAGTGATGATGAGGTAACTGACCGCATGAATTTTATGTTAAACCGTTCTTCGATTGATTACACAGAGCGAGGTTCACGTTTCAAGTCTTATAATTCCAATACAAGTCAGGGCAGCTCTCACACTTCCGGGATCGAGAGCGACACCAAGCAGAAACCGGAAGAAGTTGACGATGAAGAACAACATGGTAAGTCATAGCGTGTGAATTTTTGTCGTATATTACGTTCATCTTATCATTATTATTGATGTGAAATGTTCTAGTGCTAACACCACCCTATACTATTTTGACTTGAAGATAATGCTTTTCTGGATGATTTCGATCCTATTGATGTGGATGGACCTCCATCTAGCGCTGGTATCATCTGCATCACTGATGAGCATTTGGTTGCTCCTCCGCATAAAAGCTTAAGCGTGACTGATTTAACCGAAGCAAGTCGCCCTCGAAATTCTTCAGATGTTTCTGAGCAAGGTATGAATGGAGATTTTAGAATTTGCCCTATTTACAATAATTATGCATTCTATTTGCTCGTCGGAGATTTTAAAGAGTAGTAACATAGTTAAACGTTATTGTAGgttataaaattattattaatggATAAGCGTGTTGGGCGTGCCATTACAGATTGCGTAGACAACGTTAAGATATGGGTTTTTAGTTAGTTAGGTAAAATCGAGTTTTTGATTAAATAAATTACCGGTATATTTACCTTGGTATGAGCGTGTAAGCTTAAGAGTACTGTCACCTAACATTCACCATTTCACTTCTAGAAACATCGATCGCCTCAGATACCACACAGAGCGAACAAACTGTTCAGAATGAAAATGTCGCTACCACTTTGGCCTGCCTCAATGAAGCATCCGGGCCAGCTATACCGCAGCCTACTGGCACATCTCTAAACAAGTTAAATGCCAGTTTTGGAAGCGTTGATGGTGTTTTACTAACCACCAATACGTTGCCGAGTAAGTTAGCACACCTGAAGGATAACGGATACCCCGGTCCGAGTCACAGACAGATCACCCATACGTCTTCCAAACGCTCCGACGACGGTTTCGCGAACACGAAACCCCTGGGTCCGAAAGTTCACCCAAACAGAGATTTGTTGACGACTGAAGCTGTCCAGCAACCCGTATTAGTTCCGCTTTCAGATCGTCCGGGTTCAAATACTTTTTACGATGACATTGACACGATACCCAGGTATTTGAACAAGATTTTTTTCCGCAGTGTTGTAATCACGAGTGGTGTAATTTACGCGTCAACGAATTACGATCGAGCACAAACAATATTAAGATAACCAGCTAATTACTAACAACCGTAAGATCAAATACGCAGACATGTTATTGCGGTTAATGCATATATTAAAGCGCATATTAGCACTGTCTTATCAGACTACTTTCTACAGGACAACATCCCACGACCGTCACCACAATGGGTCGAAGAAAACCAAGAAACGGCAGCATCGTAAATCTAACTCGGCTGACCAGGATCAAGACCCAGTTGGTCCGATCCACAGGAGTTACAGCACTGACTCTGCTCAAAAATCCCGACACAGAAATTGCAACATCCACGATAAAGGATCTCGACATCGCGGACATCGACGTCACGTCTCGGTCCAGGAAAGTCGAGATGTTGCTGAGGCTATTTCTCCGACTAGTCCTCATTTTGGCGCTGCCCTGACAACAAATAAAAGCCTGGACGATCTTCGTGATGCGGACCAGGGAACTCTCAGCCGCAGCGACTGGAGGAGAGACATCCCCAAAGCGTTTCTATCGAAGCAAGATATGTTGGATCATTCACCGCCTCCTCCAACCGCAAGGTCTCTTCCTTCTCCTAAAGCAAGTGAGGTTGATCATTTCTTGCATCAGAGGAAGATGAGTGACGCCTGTCAGAAGATGCTCGGCGCGCAACACAGAAAGATGTCAAGTGATAAATTGCAGAATAACCATCCTCTTCATCATCACCACCATCGCCACGAGCAACGCCGTCGCTCGGATTTCGACCGAACTCATGCGGCGATACGATCGGTACCGAATGGTCGCATAGAGGGGCCGGGCAGTACACCACACAAACCAGAGGTGCTGCTCCGCACGAAGCAAGAACGATCTCACCCACATAAACCTCGACCTGTGTCTTACCATGTGACGCCGAACATTAATTTTTCGCCGGAAGACAAGGCCAGTTACTGCTATAACGACGCAGCACTTACTTCTCGTCTTCCTGTTTACattgaaagttttaaagaGGTCATTGTATGAATTCTCTggattttgattgttttttaaaagacTTCCAAGCTAAGGTGTAGAGCCTATTGACGAACATTACACAGCTACGGAACAACACCATACTATAcagtttttttgcattttcgtGTGTAgttattttaaatgatttgGTTTTCAATCATGCCGTGTATTCATAAGCCTTTGTCTATTtcgtttaaaatttctttttatcttGCTTTGTTTTATGTGTCACCCGCCGATATGTCTTATCGGAAACTATGCTCCAGGTTAAAATTTCGTCAAATTGTAAAGTGATGTCAAATTTTATATTGTGTGTGTTAATTCGATTTTGTCGAAATACTTCAAGAACGTATagaaattcataaactttGACATAACcatattataatataatatacgAAAACATCGTGTTTTTACATAAATGTGTAATGCACTAAACGTATTTAGCACGTTTGCTCATTTTTTTGTGaacatttataaacaaaataagccTTTTCTAtcttaaaaaaactttaccaTAAGTAGTTTTAACATTTGCAAAATTCTTTGTTCTGTTCATATACTTCACAGTTCACTAAAGTGTTTTGTGCTCATTTGCGTATGCAATCAAGTTTTCTGTAAACCTCACATATAAGCTTTGCAATGGTTTGTTTGCATAAGCAAACACTTGCCACGTGCTGATATAAAAGTATTGCTATTAAACATAGAGGGCAAAGTTACTTTTAAATGTCACAATTTTTCATGCTGCCTTATCAAACTACCGCCCCATCCTCTTTCACCCAACATCATGTTTACTCGTTCGATGACATTTTCGTCTTTAATTGAATGTTTTTGTATGCATATTTCTGCTGTGGCTTAGTTTTGACGCATTATTTATAAGTGGTTTTATGTTGTCATCATGCCTTGCCAATTCTGCATTTGGGCAGACGAACCTTGCGAGCAACTATTGCTTATTTTCGTTAAATATTTCACCAATAAAATAAAGCACATTGCGTCGGATCTGCAGA
Proteins encoded in this window:
- the LOC143445952 gene encoding uncharacterized protein LOC143445952 codes for the protein MRGNIGSKVSVRPGKVFRPAILNSPSSIRTNVSQRMKSQKKDDSNKKCRKEFSHSKPGEQVLQKSREEIRKLTSEAVFGDAGCSHQPNIREIRCLKCSCIGNIHLVEHTEDVIDALRKRAYSCNSHFLAALHYTKKKRHLTHFDRNNIADRTELVQQCLRYNLTAESPPYERRILNLKQTTHTGNEVPYRSGLTDSHCAELSEANYSPKRANKFQDSTLEPGQLTTGPRSLESFNELIQADTDDCADIVCRKSSEGFCKTKTSICVSQSKPETNCDKQALDNSINILSTLYSHRKHRPSAVKMKSNSGKKPVRVHLLNGESILLVFDCKAIAKEVFDQVCTMHSIKESHFFGLSAVVEKEHRFMDLKQRLSKYAPKEWGKDQKRKEGDISIQPSSVFTVQFQVQYYVEHPKLICNYQSRYHYYLQMKRNVLQSKVVTQDETIVTLAAISLHLDLGAFDPTLHTGRYFDPNEYVPAWFLKKWGENYLWSHLPTMHIELASTSTFNAQADYIKQASTIEDVPVHYYKLFKTKKETEPSVTLGIFNQGIRIHHIAHQRPDGPHLLDFEFPWNKVGRLFFAGKRFEIFPDDLPSSRKLVYYTGSHSRSKYLLQLLRDTHSLFHSLTPFVEHMKKVDGKRCKRMYRESYISGMDLDEKYGAEHSERLVGSMDGRSPGSNKSEKERGSRFKSYNSNTSQGSSHTSGIESDTKQKPEEVDDEEQHDNAFLDDFDPIDVDGPPSSAGIICITDEHLVAPPHKSLSVTDLTEASRPRNSSDVSEQETSIASDTTQSEQTVQNENVATTLACLNEASGPAIPQPTGTSLNKLNASFGSVDGVLLTTNTLPSKLAHLKDNGYPGPSHRQITHTSSKRSDDGFANTKPLGPKVHPNRDLLTTEAVQQPVLVPLSDRPGSNTFYDDIDTIPRTTSHDRHHNGSKKTKKRQHRKSNSADQDQDPVGPIHRSYSTDSAQKSRHRNCNIHDKGSRHRGHRRHVSVQESRDVAEAISPTSPHFGAALTTNKSLDDLRDADQGTLSRSDWRRDIPKAFLSKQDMLDHSPPPPTARSLPSPKASEVDHFLHQRKMSDACQKMLGAQHRKMSSDKLQNNHPLHHHHHRHEQRRRSDFDRTHAAIRSVPNGRIEGPGSTPHKPEVLLRTKQERSHPHKPRPVSYHVTPNINFSPEDKASYCYNDAALTSRLPVYIESFKEVIV